In the Nitrosarchaeum sp. genome, one interval contains:
- a CDS encoding 50S ribosomal protein L23, giving the protein MNVDQASKIILKPYITEKTFAMVENESKICFIVERSASKPQIIEAVNALYNQKATQVNTARTIYGKKAFVQFESTEKARDLATKIGML; this is encoded by the coding sequence ATGAATGTAGATCAAGCAAGTAAAATTATTTTGAAACCATACATTACTGAAAAAACATTTGCAATGGTAGAAAATGAAAGCAAAATTTGCTTCATTGTGGAAAGATCAGCAAGCAAACCACAGATAATTGAAGCGGTAAATGCATTATACAATCAAAAAGCTACTCAAGTAAACACAGCAAGAACAATTTACGGTAAAAAGGCATTTGTTCAATTTGAAAGTACGGAAAAAGCCAGAGACTTGGCCACAAAGATAGGAATGCTATAA